In the Centroberyx gerrardi isolate f3 chromosome 9, fCenGer3.hap1.cur.20231027, whole genome shotgun sequence genome, one interval contains:
- the henmt1 gene encoding small RNA 2'-O-methyltransferase, translating into MVLLFSPPLHRQRHQFVIDFIKRNKPKKVVDLGCNECTLLRKLKFHREIELLVGVDINSAAMTKKMYELAPISTEYLLPSYDQLSIELYQGSVTQKDGRLRGFDLVTSIELIEHLHLADVERFSEVLFGYMAPVSVIVSTPNSEFNPLLPGLTGFRHSDHKFEWTRAEFQSWALQVCLEHGYEVQFTGVGLAPPGQRERVGFCSQIGVFHRLSGRDDARLLPGDDAHEIFSYTLLYSIAYPSLRDNNVLRRILVSEVLYWAEQLKRGWMEEKTGEGEEASALCQTQGGGGERLSERQAEMEEKQTGSAGRCVCVPLAKLWSCCPRVQAMSGSVSHLSRFLLDDPLVKLTQDGSAVLVDDQEQDQEEEEYDDLEDTGCTEASQCSLSAVQQEDWEVDL; encoded by the exons ATGGTTCTACTGTTCAGTCCGCCgctacacagacagagacatcaATTTGTCATCGATTTTATCAAGAGGAACAAGCCCAAAAAG GTGGTGGACTTGGGGTGCAACGAGTGCACCCTCCTCAGGAAGTTGAAGTTCCACCGTGAAATTGAACTGCTGGTTGGAGTGGACATCAACAGTGCCGCAATGACGAAAAAGAT GTATGAATTAGCCCCTATCTCAACTGAGTATCTGCTGCCAAGTTATGATCAACTGAGCATTGAGCTGTACCAGGGCTCGGTCACACAGAAAGACGGCCGCCTTAGAGGATTCGATCTGGTGACCAGTATAGAGCT CATAGAGCACCTCCATCTTGCTGATGTGGAGCGGTTCTCTGAGGTGCTGTTTGGTTACATGGCCCCAGTGTCGGTTATCGTCAGCACCCCAAACTCTGAGTTCAACCCCCTTCTTCCTGGACTGACGGGCTTCAGGCACAGCGACCACAAGTTTGAGTGGACCAGAGCTGAGTTCCAATCCTG GGCTCTGCAGGTGTGTTTGGAGCACGGTTATGAGGTGCAGTTCACTGGTGTTGGACTGGCACCGCCGGGCCAGCGGGAGAGAGTCGGCTTCTGCTCCCAGATCGGTGTGTTTCACAGGCTCAGCGGAAGAGATGACGCCCGCCTGCTGCCCGGCGACGATGCGCATGAGATCTTTTCATATACACTG CTGTACAGCATAGCCTATCCCAGTCTGCGCGACAACAACGTCTTACGAAGGATCCTGGTAAGCGAGGTGCTGTACTGGGCAGAACAGCTGAagaggggatggatggaggagaagactggtgagggggaggaggcctCTGCACTCTGTCAGacccagggaggaggaggagaacgtCTCTCGGAGCGACAGgcggagatggaggagaagcagaCGGGTA GTgctggcaggtgtgtgtgtgttcccctgGCCAAGCTGTGGTCCTGCTGTCCCAGGGTCCAAGCCATGAGCGGAAGCGTCAGTCACCTCAGTCGATTCCTACTGGACGACCCCTTAGTTAAACTGACCCAGGACGGCTCCGCTGTACTGGTAGATGACCAGGAACAAG accaggaggaggaagaatacGATGATTTGGAAGATACTGGATGTACAGAGGCTAGCCAGTGCTCCCTCAGTGCTGTGCAGCAGGAGGACTGGGAGGTCGATCTTTGA
- the fam102bb gene encoding EEIG family member 2 isoform X2, which produces MDFMMMKKKKFKFKVDFELDELSSVPFVNGVLFCKVRLLDGGFSEESSREPVQANCVRWRKRFSFPCKMSASAGTGILDPCVCRVSVRKELKGGKAYAKLGFTDLNLAEFAGSGNTTRRCLLEGYDTKNTRQDNSILKVIISTQLMSGDPCFKTPPSTATVIGIQGDGESLLEERRGGDSQKACPESREGKCAVVPDELGGCGHSRTSSYASQQSKLSGYSTGHSRSSSLSEFSHRRNHSVGSASTGIGSIPEPSEDRDREARPCPALPEHPLPTPSTSTTSNPAGTPVRSASSCERLNRHPVKQDSMESQLKRMDDTRVDADDVVEKILQSQDFTPSLLDSSAEEEGLRLFVGPGGSTALGSHHLPTRVGAGAYEQVVIKR; this is translated from the exons ATGGATTTCATGATgatgaaaaagaagaagttTAAGTTCAAGGTGGATTTTGAGCTGGACGAGCTCTCGTCGGTCCCTTTTGTCAACGGTGTACTCTTCTGTAAAGTCAGACTCCTGGACGGGGGTTTCTCCGAGGAGTCCTCTCG GGAGCCAGTGCAGGCCAACTGTGTTCGCTGGAGGAAGAGGTTCTCCTTCCCCTGTAAGATGAGCGCCAGCGCAGGAACAGGCATACTGGACCCCTGCGTGTGTCGAGTCTCTGTCAGAAAG GAGCTGAAGGGTGGGAAGGCATATGCAAAG CTTGGTTTTACAGACCTGAATTTGGCAGAGTTTGCTGGCTCAGGGAATACAACCCGCAGATGTCTGCTGGAAGGCTACGATACCAAAAATACTCGTCAGGATAACTCCATTCTCAAG GTTATCATCAGTACACAGCTCATGTCAGGGGACCCCTGTTTTAAAAC GCCTCCCTCCACAGCCACTGTGATCGGGATCCAGGGCGATGGAGAGAgcctgctggaggagaggagaggaggggattcGCAGAAAGCCTGTCCAG AGAGTCGAGAAGGGAAGTGCGCCGTGGTTCCTGATGAGCTTGGGGGCTGCGGCCACTCTCGAACCTCCAGCTACGCCAGCCAGCAGTCCAAACTCTCAG GCTACAGCACCGGTCACTCCCGCTCCTCCAGCCTGTCGGAGTTCAGCCACCGTAGGAACCATTCGGTGGGCAGCGCCTCCACGGGCATCGGCAGCATCCCGGAGCCCAGCGAGGACCGGGACAGGGAGGCCAGGCCCTGCCCTGCGCTGCCCGAACACCCCCTCCCCACGCCCAGCACCTCCACCACTAGCAACCCAGCAGGCACACCGGTCCGGAGCGCCTCGTCCTGCGAACGCCTCAACAG acaCCCAGTGAAGCAGGACTCCATGGAGTCCCAGCTGAAGAGAATGGACGACACGCGGGTAGATGCTGACGACGTCGTGGAAAAGATCCTCCAGAGTCAAGACTTCACACCCAGCCTACTGGACTCCAGCGCTgagg AGGAAGGCCTGCGTTTGTTTGTTGGCCCCGGGGGAAGCACGGCCCTCGGAAGCCATCACCTTCCCACCAG GGTTGGTGCAGGAGCGTACGAGCAGGTGGTGATAAAGCGTTAG
- the fam102bb gene encoding EEIG family member 2 isoform X1: protein MDFMMMKKKKFKFKVDFELDELSSVPFVNGVLFCKVRLLDGGFSEESSREPVQANCVRWRKRFSFPCKMSASAGTGILDPCVCRVSVRKELKGGKAYAKLGFTDLNLAEFAGSGNTTRRCLLEGYDTKNTRQDNSILKVIISTQLMSGDPCFKTPPSTATVIGIQGDGESLLEERRGGDSQKACPESREGKCAVVPDELGGCGHSRTSSYASQQSKLSVCFRAHANGYSTGHSRSSSLSEFSHRRNHSVGSASTGIGSIPEPSEDRDREARPCPALPEHPLPTPSTSTTSNPAGTPVRSASSCERLNRHPVKQDSMESQLKRMDDTRVDADDVVEKILQSQDFTPSLLDSSAEEEGLRLFVGPGGSTALGSHHLPTRVGAGAYEQVVIKR from the exons ATGGATTTCATGATgatgaaaaagaagaagttTAAGTTCAAGGTGGATTTTGAGCTGGACGAGCTCTCGTCGGTCCCTTTTGTCAACGGTGTACTCTTCTGTAAAGTCAGACTCCTGGACGGGGGTTTCTCCGAGGAGTCCTCTCG GGAGCCAGTGCAGGCCAACTGTGTTCGCTGGAGGAAGAGGTTCTCCTTCCCCTGTAAGATGAGCGCCAGCGCAGGAACAGGCATACTGGACCCCTGCGTGTGTCGAGTCTCTGTCAGAAAG GAGCTGAAGGGTGGGAAGGCATATGCAAAG CTTGGTTTTACAGACCTGAATTTGGCAGAGTTTGCTGGCTCAGGGAATACAACCCGCAGATGTCTGCTGGAAGGCTACGATACCAAAAATACTCGTCAGGATAACTCCATTCTCAAG GTTATCATCAGTACACAGCTCATGTCAGGGGACCCCTGTTTTAAAAC GCCTCCCTCCACAGCCACTGTGATCGGGATCCAGGGCGATGGAGAGAgcctgctggaggagaggagaggaggggattcGCAGAAAGCCTGTCCAG AGAGTCGAGAAGGGAAGTGCGCCGTGGTTCCTGATGAGCTTGGGGGCTGCGGCCACTCTCGAACCTCCAGCTACGCCAGCCAGCAGTCCAAACTCTCAG TATGTTTTAGGGCACATGCAAACG GCTACAGCACCGGTCACTCCCGCTCCTCCAGCCTGTCGGAGTTCAGCCACCGTAGGAACCATTCGGTGGGCAGCGCCTCCACGGGCATCGGCAGCATCCCGGAGCCCAGCGAGGACCGGGACAGGGAGGCCAGGCCCTGCCCTGCGCTGCCCGAACACCCCCTCCCCACGCCCAGCACCTCCACCACTAGCAACCCAGCAGGCACACCGGTCCGGAGCGCCTCGTCCTGCGAACGCCTCAACAG acaCCCAGTGAAGCAGGACTCCATGGAGTCCCAGCTGAAGAGAATGGACGACACGCGGGTAGATGCTGACGACGTCGTGGAAAAGATCCTCCAGAGTCAAGACTTCACACCCAGCCTACTGGACTCCAGCGCTgagg AGGAAGGCCTGCGTTTGTTTGTTGGCCCCGGGGGAAGCACGGCCCTCGGAAGCCATCACCTTCCCACCAG GGTTGGTGCAGGAGCGTACGAGCAGGTGGTGATAAAGCGTTAG